TAAAATATTAGCCTTTTTTTATTTTCTTCTATAATAAATTTTATTTCTTTCTTGCCTTCTATTTAACCTAAAAGAAATATGTATATAATTACTTCTTGAGTGATAATATATTTGATCAAAACTATACTTTGATTTTTTTATTTTTACTAAAGCACTATTTAAAGCTCCTCTTCCTTTGATTGTAAAATCAACAGCTAACCCCTTTCTATGTGCTGAGTGTTTAGATCCTCCCACAAGTCTATTAATATTTCCATTTCTATACCAACTATTAATTTGAATTTCTTTTCCTATTATTTTTCTAATATCTTCCATTCTTCTAGCAGTATAAATCATATTTCTATATTCCTTTTTGTTAGGATAATTATTTAAATGGAAAAAATTACCTCTTCTGCTACAAGTAGCTTCATAAAAAGTAAAATTTCTAGATATTTTAAAACCTGGCCTTCTTTTTATTTTTCCACATCCTGTAAAACTAAAAATTAATAAAAATATACAAATTATTTTCTTCATACTCTCTCCCCATTTTATAATTTCTTATCTTTTATTATACCATATAAAATATTATTTGTAATTTATTTGTATAAATTGTATAATACATTACTAGACAATAAAAAATTTAATAATTAATTATATAAGGAGTCATTTTATGATAAAAATGGGCAAAAGACAAAAATTAAAAGTAAATAACTATACCCCTATTGGGTTATATTTAGATGCAGAAACAGGAGATGAAAAAGATAATATTCTTCTTCCTAAAAATGAATTTGAATTATTAGAAGATAAACCTAATATTGGAGACGAATTAGATGTCTTTATTTACAGAGATTCTGAAGATAGAATTATTGCTACTCTAAGGACAACTTACGCTACTGCAGGTACTATAAAAAAATTAGAAGTAACTGATATTAATCCTAAAATTGGAGCTTTCCTTGATTGGGGATTAAAAAAAGATTTACTATTACCTAGAGGTCAAGAAGTTTGTAAATTAACAATAGGAGAAAAATATTTAGTTGGTATTTATGAAGATAAAAAAGGTAGAGTTTCTGCTACTATGAAAATTTATAGCTTCCTTCTACCATGCAAAGATTATATAAAAAATGATATTGTTAAGGGAACTGTTTACAGTATTGATGAAAATATTGGTGTTTTTGTTGCTGTAGATAATAGATATTTCGGATTAATGCCTAACAATGAATTTTTTAAAACTTATAAAATAGGTGATGAAATAACAGCACGTGTTATAAGAGTTAGAGAAGATGGAAAATTAGATCTTTCTCCTAGATTACTTGCATACCAGCAAATGGATAAAGATGAAGAATTACTTTTAGAAAAAATGAATCTATTAAAAGATGCTTTTTATTTTAACGATAAATCTTCACCTGAAGAAATTTATGACTATTTTGGAATAAGTAAAAAAGCTTTTAAAAGAGCTATTGGTGGTTTATTAAAAAAACATGTAATCACAAAAACCTCTACAGGGTTTAAAGTAGTTAAATAATTAAATAAAACTAATCTAAAAGGAGAAAGTTAAAAAACTTTCTCCTTTTTTGTGTTTTTTGGACTTTTTTTGTGCTTTAAACAGGTTATTAATTGATCTTTTTTAAACTGCACCAATTTTTTTGTTTTCTTTTCATTTTTTTTGCTTTAAAGTTTTTAATGAAAAAAAGACTTTTGAACTATTTTTTATCAAAAAACAATTGACGACGTTTTTATTTTTTGTTATACTGGGTATGGGTAGAATAAAAATAAAAATAGGAGGAAAATTATGAAAAAAATTCTTATTGTTGGGGGAGTTGCAGGTGGAGCTTCTGCTGCTGCTAGACTTAGAAGACATAGTGAAGAAGATCAAATAATAATGTTTGAAAAAGGACCTCACGTTTCTTTCTCAAACTGTTGCTTGCCATACCACTTAGGAGGAGTTGTTCAAGAAGCTGAAGATTTAGTTCTTATGTGTCCTGAAAAGTTCATGAAACAATACAAGATAGAAGCAAGAGTAAATAATGAAGTCATTTCTATAAATAGGAATGAGAAAAAAATTATAGTTAAAAATAATGCTACAGGAAGAGAATATGAGGAAAGCTATGATAAACTTATCCTTTCTCCTGGAGCCAAACCAATTATTCCTAATATTCCTGGAATTGAAAAAATGAACTATTTTTCAATAAGAAATGTTGTTGATATAGATAGATTAAATAAATTTATTAAATCTTCTAATTCTAAAAATATTTCTGTTATTGGTGGAGGTTTTATCGGAATTGAAACTTGTGAAAATTTAAAAGAAGCTGGGTATAATGTAACTCTTATAGAGGCTGCTAAACAAGTTATGAAACCTTTTGATTATGATATGGTCCAAATACTTCATAAAGAATTACTAGACAAAGGAATTAATCTTATTGTAGATGATAAAGTTTGCTCTTTTAATGAAAAAAATGTAATATTAGAATCAGGAAAAGAAGTTCTAGCTGATACAGTTGTAATGGCTATTGGAGTTGTCCCTGAAACTGATCTAGCTAAAAATGCTGGAATAGAATTAGGTTCTTTAGGAGGAATAAAAACGAACCAAAATTATTTAACTAACGATAAAGATATTTATGCTGTTGGAGATGCTATTGAAGTTTATGGTACTTTATTTAATGACTTCTTTAAACTTCCACTTGCTGGTCCAGCTCAAAAACAAGCTAGAGGAGTTGCAGATCATATTAATGGAATGAGAATCAATAATAGAGGTTTCATCGGTTCTTCTGTTATTAAAGTTTTTGATTATAATGGTGCTTCAACTGGTCTTACTGAAGAATTTATAAAAGCAAGAAAAATGAATATTAATTATGATATTGTTTGGGCTATCCCTGGAGATGGTGTTGGATTAATGCCTAGCTCTAATCCTTTACACTTCAAACTTATTTATGAAATCCCTTCTGGAAGAATCTTAGGAGCTCAAGCTATAGGTAAAGGTAATGTAGATAAAAGAATTGATGTTATTGCTACAGGAATAAAATTAAATGCAACTATTGATGATTTAAAAGATTTAGAATTATGTTATGCCCCACCTTTTGGAACTGCAAAAGATGTTGTTAATTTTGGTGGATATATTGCAACTAATCTTCTTAATAGTGACTATAAGCAAATTAGCTTTTCAAAAGTTAGAGACCTTGTAAAAGAAGAAGCTTATATTATAGATGTTAGAGAAAAAGATGAATTTGAATTAAGCCATATCATTAATGCTAAAAATATTCCTTTAAGTGAATTTAGAGAAAGAATTAATGAAATACCTAAAGATATACCAGTTTATTTACACTGTAGAAGTGGTCAAAGAAGCTATAATGCTGCTTTAATTTTAGAAAATTTAGGTTTCCATAATTCTTATTCAATTGCAGGTGGATTTATGGGTGTATCTTTCTACGAATACTTCAATGATGTTACTTTAAATAGAAAACCAATAGTTACTAATTATAACTTTGATTAATAAATTTAAGGAGGAAACTAAATGAAAAAAAAGGAAAATATATTAGGAATTTTATTGCTTGGAATACTTATCTTCTTTGGGCATAAATTCCTTAATTCTGGAATGTTATTTTTCAGATTATTAATGGGAGCAACTCTAGGATATGCTCTTACTAGATCATTTATGGGATTTGCTGGAAGTGTTAATAGAGCTTACAATGGAGGTTCTACTAAATTAATGAGAGTTTTAGCAGGAATGTTTACTCTAACTGCATTAATTTCAGTCGCTTTCTTATATAATGTTGATGCTTCAACTTATGACTTATGGGTTAATCCTATAAATACTGGATTAATTCTTGGGGGTCTTCTATTTGGATTCGGAATGACTTTCTCTGTTTGTTGCGCTTCTGGAGTTTTAACTGATTTAGTTACTGGACTTCCTAGAGCTATTATAACTTTGCTTTTCTTTGGAATGGGAGTATTCTTAGGATTTCCTATTCAATCAAAAGCATCTTGGGTTACTGATTCTTGGTTCACTACTGAAGTAGGATCGAAACTTTATGGTGGTGTCTATTTACCTGATTTATTTAAAGGTGACGGCTTAAACGGTTATATTGGAGCTAGTTTAATAACTATTCTTTTGGCTGGAATCACTGTTTGGATTTCTTATAAATATGAAGATAGCAGAAAATTAAAGAATAATTTTTCAGGTGTAGAATCTGAAACTATTCAATATTCTAAAAATGAAGAAAAATACGAACCTTTCAAATTAATAAGCGAAAGAACATATAATACTCTTTTCGTTAAACCTTGGACAATGGAAACAGGAGCAGTTGTTATAACTGGAGTTTTCACTTTACTTATGGGAATAACTAAAGCAGGTTGGGGAGCTTCAACTCCTTATGGTTTCTGGTTTGGTAAATTACTTTTTAAATTAGGTATCCCTTTAGAAACTATAACTAGTTTTTCTACAAAGCCAGCTAAAGTTTTCACAATGCCTTTCTTTGATCACCCTATAAATGTTCAAAATTTTGGTATTGTATTAGGAACTATTATTTGTCTTTTACTTGCTGGAACTTTTACTAAAACTTTCACATCTGAACTAAAAATTTCTGCAAAAGATGTCTTCTTATTTGCATTAGGTGGAATTTGTATGGGTATTGGAACTAGATTATCAAACGGATGTAACGTTGGAGCCTTATATACTCCTATCGCTAACTTCTCTTTATCTGGATGGATATTCTTTATATTCTTAGTTCTAGGAGGAATCGTAGGAAATAAAGTAGCTAAAGTTATAAAATAATTTTTTACACAATAACACATACCAGCAAGGGGCTAACATAGCCCCTTGCTATTTAAATAAAGGAGTTTTTATGAAACCTAAAAAAATAGGAAAATTAGATGTTATTTCCATTGCTCTTGGCTCTATTATTGGAACAGGCGCTTTCTTACTTCCTGGGGATTTTTTCTTAAAAAAAATTGGACTTTTAAATACAATAGCAGGAATTTTAATAGGAACTTTACTTATATTTATAATTGAAAACAACTATAATTTTTTAATCAAAAAATTTCCAAAATCTGGAGGGGAATATATTTTTGTTAAAAATGCTCTTGGTAAAAATCATGCTTTTATATGTGGATGGTTATTAACTCTTTCTTATTTCACAATAATTCCTTTAAATGCTACAGCTGTGCCTGTTGTTATAAATAGTATTTTCCCAAATATTTTAAAATTTAATTTACTTTATAATATACATGGAAATATTTATTTAGGTGAAATCTTAGCATCTTTTATTTTTCTTTTTCTATTTGCATATCTAAATATAAAAGGAATTCATTTTGCAGCTATTATTCAAAAAATTATGGTATTCTTTCTTGTAGGAATAATATTATTTTTTTCAGCTGCTGTTATCTATATAAATAGTGTTTCAAGTCCTATACTAATAGAAAATTTAGCTGCCCCTTTTTCTCTTAACAATATTTTAAAGATTGTATCTATTACTCCTTTTTTATTTATTGGATTTGATTGTATTCCACAAATTATGGAAGAATTAGATTTTCATCCTAAAAAAGTATCTCTATTAGCTATATGTTCTGTACTTATTGGAGGATTACTTTATATCATTCTAACTATAATAACCGCTTATGGAGTATCTATCAAGACTTTAAATATAGAAAATATAAACTGGGCTACAGGTTATACAATAAGTTTATTTTTTGGAAAAACTGGATTAATAATTTTAGGACTAGCCTTTTTAATTGCAATAATCGCAGGAATAAATGGATTTTATATGTCTAGCAGTAGACTTTTATTAGCTATGGCAGAAGATAAGGAACTACCTATTATCTTTGCATCAAAGAAAAATAATCAACCTAAAAATGCTTTGATCATACTATGTGCTTTCAGTTGTATCATTACTCTTTTTGGAAGAAATACTGTATTATGGGCTCTCGATGTTTCTTCTGTTGGAGCTTCATTAGCATATTTTTATACTTCAATTTCTGCCTTAATATTAAAAAAGAATAAAGAGAATCTTCTCTTTCCTATTCTCGGTTCTTTAATAGGACTTTTAGCTTTAAGTTTATTGACTATACCTTATTTCTCAACCTCTTTAAACTATGCTTCCTATTTAACTCTTTTCATTTGGATATTTTTAGGTTTTCTTCTAAAGCACCTAAAATTCAAAGGATTTGCATATTTATAGATTTTATTATATAATTTGTTAGTATATAAATTTAAAGTGGGGTATTTATGAATAAACAAAACTATTTTATTAAATTGTCTCCTCAGAAGACAAAAAATCTTATAGACACAACTAAAGATTTAATAATTATTGATGCTAGAACAGAACTAGAACATCTTTATGAGGGAAAATTAGAAAATTCTTTATTGATCGATTTTCTTAAACCTAGACTTTTCAAAAAGAAAATCTTGACTTTAGATAAAAGTAAACCTTATTTAATTTATTGTGCTGTAGGTAGAGTTAGTGAGCCTGCTGCTGAACTTATGATTCAATTAGGATTCAAACATATTTATGAACTAGAAGGTGGACTAAAAAATTGGCAAAAAAATCAAGACCTTGTAACCACTGTTTCTAAACTTGATGATAAAGAAATTATTGAATCTAGAAAAAAAATAATAACACGTCTTAATAAAATAGAAGGGCAAGTTAAAGGAATGAAAAAAATGTTACTTGAAGGAGAATATTGTGGAGATATTTTAAATCAATCTCTAGCAGTTAAAGCTGCACTAGCAGGAGCTAATCAAGAAATCATGGAAATGTTTTTTAATACTTGCATTAACTCTATTGAACAAAAAGAGGATTTTTTCAAATATTTAAAAAAGTTAACAAAATAATAAAAAATAAAAGCCTAGATAAATAAATCTAGGCTTTTATTACTATACATAATCAAAATTATCTTGTTTATATAAAAATGATCCTTTACTTGCAAAATGTAAAATATATAATAAGACCGCTGAAATAACATATGCTTTAAAAAATTCTGAATTTGGATAAAATCCTAATGCTGCACTATGAACAAATCCAAAGATTGATAATATGGCTGCAAAAAGCATCGTTATCGAAGCTTTATTTAAATCTCTATCTATTATACAAGCTGTCATAGTCCCAACAATAATTCCTATTATTATTGCTCCTGCCTTTACCTCAGGTATCCCATGCCACATAACACCTGAATCAATAAGCATCTGAGATATTTCAGGATTATATCCATTTACTCCTGAAGCTGTCACTTCTGTCCAAATATTAGAAACCCCCATAGCTCCTGAAACTTGAGTAAATAGGAAATCTGCAACTGGAGGAATCATTGCAACTACAACTGCTGCAAATTGTTTTCTTTTACAAACTCTAAAAGCTTGAGCTACCATTATAACAGCACACCACAAATAAGTTATTCCACAAATTGCAGGAGGAACCATTTCACTCAAAAACGTAAATAATCCAAATATTCCTGAACAAGCTAAAATTATTCCTGAAACAGCTGAATATCCTATCCCTGCATCTGCTTTTTTTAGACCTGCATGACCCAACCACACTGTATTAGGAACAACCCCACCAAATATTGCTGAAATCATCGTACAAATTCCATCTGCAAATTGAGCCTCTCTTACACTATAATTATCACCAGCAGCATTTGCAGCTTCTACATTATCCATTGTTTCTACAAAATTATAAATTTCTATAGGAATAATAATTGTTAAATATGGAGCTACCACTGCAAAACCATTTATAAGATTTTGAACTGTATTTATTGGATTTGGAAAATAAAAACCTATTCCTGTAAAATCTATTTTTGTTCTTCCTAAACAATAGGCATAAACTATACCACCTAACACCGCTACTACTAATGGAGGAATTCTTTTAGGAAATAAATACCCCCCAAACAATCCTATCATAGCTATAATAAATATTGGTAAACCTATTATTGGATCACTAAAAATATCAAACAGACCTTGAGTAGCCATCCAGATAAAACCTATTCCTGCAACTGTTCCTAATAAAGCTGCACGAGGAATATGTTTTTTCATCCAAGGACCTATAAATCCTCCACAAAATTCAACTCCTCCACCTATAAAACATGCTGCAACTGCTGCTGACCAAGTAAGCTGTGGATCTTTCAAACTATAATTAAGCGGCATTATTACACCATATAATATAACAAACATTGCTGGAGTAGATACTCCTGAAGGAAGAGCTGTAACATCATTTCTCCCTTCTCTTTTTGCAAGTTTCATCGCCATATAAACATAGTATAAACAGCTTAAAGCTAAACCTATAGACATACCAGGTATTACTTTCCCATAAACAATCTCATCAGGCCATTCTAAAACTCCTGAAAGTGTAGCTATAACAATTAAATAATTTATAACATTATTTGTAACTATATAAGTAAGACCACCTATATCTCCTTTTTTAAAAAATGGAATATGTGAACTTGATTTCATTTATCTCTCCTTCTTTATTATGTAAAATATTATGCTTCTAAATTTATAAATTTAAATTGAGTCACATCAAATAACCCTCTATCTGTAATTTTTATTTCTGGAATTACAGGTAAAGACATAAAGCATAAAGTCATAACTGGTTCTACATTATGATGTACCCCTAATTGTTCATAAGCCTTTTTATGAATAGATTTTAATTTTTTATCTACCCATTCACCACTTTTATCACTCATAATTCCAGCTATTGGCATAGGCATAGACTCTATTACTTTTTTATCCTTAACAAGAATAATTCCTCCTTCTTGTTCTATCAATTTTTCAACTGCAAAACTCATATCTTCATCATTAACTCCAACAACTATTAAATTATGTGAATCATGAGCTATAGATAAAGCTACCGCTCCTTCTTTTATTCCATAGCCTCTAAGTAAAGCTACGGCCATTTTTCCAGTATTGTTATGCCTTTCTATAACAGCGACCTTAACTATATCTTTTTGTTCGCTATATTTAAAATTTCCTTTACTATCTAAATCAACTTCATCTATACTTTTTTTAGTTACTACTCCTCCAGGTAAAATATCAATTAAATTAACTCTATTGGATTTTAAATTTAATTTTAATTTTTGTTCCGAAAAATTAGATACATGCATACTTCCTTTAACCGAACTTATATCATATTTTTTTGTTTCAATAAGGTATTTTCCTTCCTGAGCAACTTCTTTTCCTTCAATCAAAACATTTTCAACTTTAAAACCTTTTAAATCTTTTAACAGAACTATATCTCCTCTTAACCCAGGAGCAATAGCTCCCCTATCTTTCAAGCCAAAACATTCTGCTGCATTTATTGTTGCCATTTGTATTGCTGTTATTGAATCAATTCCTTCTTCTACACAAATTTTCAAATGATTATCTAAATGTCCTTTTTCTAGTATAGTTTTAGGTTGTCTATCATCTGAACATAAAAGGCAACGTCTACTATTATTATAAGTTACTCCCTTAGCTAAATCTCTTAAATTGTGACATGCTGATCCTTCTCTCAAAAGAACGTATACTCCTCTTGAAATTCTATCATTCATTTCTTGAACAGTAGAACACTCATGATCATTACTAATCCCTACAGATACATAAGCATTCAAATCTTTATCATATATTCCAGGACAATGTCCATCTATTATTTTATTTGCTTTTTTAGCTACCATTACTTTATCTAAATCATAATCATCACCATTTATTATTCCTGGAAAATTCATAAATTCTCCCAAACCTAAAACATTATTTCTTAAAATAGGTTCTTTTATTTTAGCAGCATCTACTATTGCTCCTGAATCTTCAAAAGGAGTAGCTGGAACACAAGAAGGAATCATATATTTTATATCTAAAAGTGTGTTTTTAGAAGCTTCCATCATATAATCCAATCCTTTAATTCCGCAAACATTAACTATTTCATGAGGATCTGCTATTATTGTTGTTCCTCCATGAGGTACTAATAATCTTCCTATTT
This genomic interval from Fusobacterium sp. JB019 contains the following:
- a CDS encoding D-Ala-D-Ala carboxypeptidase family metallohydrolase, which gives rise to MKKIICIFLLIFSFTGCGKIKRRPGFKISRNFTFYEATCSRRGNFFHLNNYPNKKEYRNMIYTARRMEDIRKIIGKEIQINSWYRNGNINRLVGGSKHSAHRKGLAVDFTIKGRGALNSALVKIKKSKYSFDQIYYHSRSNYIHISFRLNRRQERNKIYYRRK
- a CDS encoding S1-like domain-containing RNA-binding protein encodes the protein MIKMGKRQKLKVNNYTPIGLYLDAETGDEKDNILLPKNEFELLEDKPNIGDELDVFIYRDSEDRIIATLRTTYATAGTIKKLEVTDINPKIGAFLDWGLKKDLLLPRGQEVCKLTIGEKYLVGIYEDKKGRVSATMKIYSFLLPCKDYIKNDIVKGTVYSIDENIGVFVAVDNRYFGLMPNNEFFKTYKIGDEITARVIRVREDGKLDLSPRLLAYQQMDKDEELLLEKMNLLKDAFYFNDKSSPEEIYDYFGISKKAFKRAIGGLLKKHVITKTSTGFKVVK
- a CDS encoding FAD-dependent oxidoreductase, with the translated sequence MKKILIVGGVAGGASAAARLRRHSEEDQIIMFEKGPHVSFSNCCLPYHLGGVVQEAEDLVLMCPEKFMKQYKIEARVNNEVISINRNEKKIIVKNNATGREYEESYDKLILSPGAKPIIPNIPGIEKMNYFSIRNVVDIDRLNKFIKSSNSKNISVIGGGFIGIETCENLKEAGYNVTLIEAAKQVMKPFDYDMVQILHKELLDKGINLIVDDKVCSFNEKNVILESGKEVLADTVVMAIGVVPETDLAKNAGIELGSLGGIKTNQNYLTNDKDIYAVGDAIEVYGTLFNDFFKLPLAGPAQKQARGVADHINGMRINNRGFIGSSVIKVFDYNGASTGLTEEFIKARKMNINYDIVWAIPGDGVGLMPSSNPLHFKLIYEIPSGRILGAQAIGKGNVDKRIDVIATGIKLNATIDDLKDLELCYAPPFGTAKDVVNFGGYIATNLLNSDYKQISFSKVRDLVKEEAYIIDVREKDEFELSHIINAKNIPLSEFRERINEIPKDIPVYLHCRSGQRSYNAALILENLGFHNSYSIAGGFMGVSFYEYFNDVTLNRKPIVTNYNFD
- a CDS encoding YeeE/YedE family protein; this encodes MKKKENILGILLLGILIFFGHKFLNSGMLFFRLLMGATLGYALTRSFMGFAGSVNRAYNGGSTKLMRVLAGMFTLTALISVAFLYNVDASTYDLWVNPINTGLILGGLLFGFGMTFSVCCASGVLTDLVTGLPRAIITLLFFGMGVFLGFPIQSKASWVTDSWFTTEVGSKLYGGVYLPDLFKGDGLNGYIGASLITILLAGITVWISYKYEDSRKLKNNFSGVESETIQYSKNEEKYEPFKLISERTYNTLFVKPWTMETGAVVITGVFTLLMGITKAGWGASTPYGFWFGKLLFKLGIPLETITSFSTKPAKVFTMPFFDHPINVQNFGIVLGTIICLLLAGTFTKTFTSELKISAKDVFLFALGGICMGIGTRLSNGCNVGALYTPIANFSLSGWIFFIFLVLGGIVGNKVAKVIK
- a CDS encoding APC family permease → MKPKKIGKLDVISIALGSIIGTGAFLLPGDFFLKKIGLLNTIAGILIGTLLIFIIENNYNFLIKKFPKSGGEYIFVKNALGKNHAFICGWLLTLSYFTIIPLNATAVPVVINSIFPNILKFNLLYNIHGNIYLGEILASFIFLFLFAYLNIKGIHFAAIIQKIMVFFLVGIILFFSAAVIYINSVSSPILIENLAAPFSLNNILKIVSITPFLFIGFDCIPQIMEELDFHPKKVSLLAICSVLIGGLLYIILTIITAYGVSIKTLNIENINWATGYTISLFFGKTGLIILGLAFLIAIIAGINGFYMSSSRLLLAMAEDKELPIIFASKKNNQPKNALIILCAFSCIITLFGRNTVLWALDVSSVGASLAYFYTSISALILKKNKENLLFPILGSLIGLLALSLLTIPYFSTSLNYASYLTLFIWIFLGFLLKHLKFKGFAYL
- a CDS encoding metal-sensing transcriptional repressor, translated to MNKQNYFIKLSPQKTKNLIDTTKDLIIIDARTELEHLYEGKLENSLLIDFLKPRLFKKKILTLDKSKPYLIYCAVGRVSEPAAELMIQLGFKHIYELEGGLKNWQKNQDLVTTVSKLDDKEIIESRKKIITRLNKIEGQVKGMKKMLLEGEYCGDILNQSLAVKAALAGANQEIMEMFFNTCINSIEQKEDFFKYLKKLTK
- the ade gene encoding adenine deaminase; amino-acid sequence: MKKKVLKRLIEIASGRMKADLVIKNCKVVDVYSSKIIEGDIAICEGLIAGIGSYEGEKMIDAAGKYAAPGFIDSHIHIESAYVSPEEIGRLLVPHGGTTIIADPHEIVNVCGIKGLDYMMEASKNTLLDIKYMIPSCVPATPFEDSGAIVDAAKIKEPILRNNVLGLGEFMNFPGIINGDDYDLDKVMVAKKANKIIDGHCPGIYDKDLNAYVSVGISNDHECSTVQEMNDRISRGVYVLLREGSACHNLRDLAKGVTYNNSRRCLLCSDDRQPKTILEKGHLDNHLKICVEEGIDSITAIQMATINAAECFGLKDRGAIAPGLRGDIVLLKDLKGFKVENVLIEGKEVAQEGKYLIETKKYDISSVKGSMHVSNFSEQKLKLNLKSNRVNLIDILPGGVVTKKSIDEVDLDSKGNFKYSEQKDIVKVAVIERHNNTGKMAVALLRGYGIKEGAVALSIAHDSHNLIVVGVNDEDMSFAVEKLIEQEGGIILVKDKKVIESMPMPIAGIMSDKSGEWVDKKLKSIHKKAYEQLGVHHNVEPVMTLCFMSLPVIPEIKITDRGLFDVTQFKFINLEA